CGCATCCTCAAGGAGGACTTCTGCGGCACCGCGCTCATCGCGCGCGAGTGGGTGCAGCTGCGGGACGACAACATTGCCGTCGGCGTGGACCTGGACGCGCCCACGCTGCGCTGGGGAAAGGAACACAACCTCAAGACGCTCGACAAGGACGAGCGTGAGCGCGTGTTCCTCATCCGTGCCAATGTACTGCACGTCACCCGCCCCAAGGCCGACCTGGTGGCGGCGCTGAACTTCTCCTACAACATCTTCAAGACGCGCGAAACGCTGCGCGAGTACTTCGTTGCCGCGCGCAAGTCGCTCCGGAAGAACGGGCTCTTCATCGGCGACATCTTCGGCGGCTGGGAGGCGCAGAAGCCCATGGAGGAGCGCACGCGCCACTCCGGCTTCACCTACATCTGGCACCAGGACAAGTTCGACCCCATCGCCAACAACGGCGTGTATCACATTCACTTCGACTTCCACGACGGCGGCGGCATCCGCCGCGCCTTCACCTACGACTGGCGCCTGTGGTCGATTCCCGAGATCCTCGAACTGCTGGCCGAGGCCGGCTTCAACGACGTGACGATCTACTGGGAAGAAATCGACCGCAGCAGCGGTTTCGGCAACAGCAAGTTCCGCCTGCAGCGCACCGCCACCAACGCCGAGGGCTGGATCGCGTACTTCGTGGCGGGGGTGTCACCCAAAAAACGGGCATGACACGCGGCGCCCCGTGGCGCATCATGGAGGGGTCGCATCCCCCGCGGCCCCGCCCCGCAACCTGCTTCGAGGGCCCCGGGTCACCAGGAGCTAACTCCATGTATTTTCGCCAGATATTCGATCAGAAGCTGGCCCAGTACGCCTATCTCATCGGCTGCCAGGCCAGCGGTGAGGCCATCATCATCGACCCCATGCGCGACGTCGACCGCTACTTCGACATTGCCGCGCAGGACGGCCTGCGCATCGTGGCCGCCGCCGACACCCACATCCACGCCGACTATCTCTCGGGCCTGCGCGAAATGGCCGAGCGCCCCGGCGTCACCGTGTACGCGTCCGGCGAGGGCGGCAGCGACTGGCAGTTCGAGTGGCTGCGCGGAAGCCACTACGCGCACCGCATCCTGATGCACGGCGACCAGTTGATGGTCGGCAACATCCGCTTCGACGTGATCTTCACACCCGGTCACACCCCCGAACATCTCTGCTATCTGGTCACCGACACCGCGTCGGGTTCGCCGGTCGCTATGGGGCTCCTCTCCGGCGACTTCGTATTCGTGGGCGACCTGGGGCGGCCCGACCTGCTCGAGACGGCGGCGGGGCACAGCGGCACCATGGAGACGAGCGCACGCACGCTGTACCGCTCGCTGGAAAAGTTCCGCGCGCTGAGTCCGTCGGTGCAGGTGTGGCCCGGTCACGGGGCGGGCAGTGCGTGCGGCAAGGCGCTCGGTGCGGTGCCGATGTCAACGGTGGGCTACGAACTGGTGGTGAACCCCGCCTTGCTCGCCGCCACCAGCGAGGACGCGTTCGTCGCATACATCCTGGACGGGCAGCCCGAGCCGCCGCTGTACTTCGCACGCATGAAGCGCGACAACCGCGGCGGACCGCGCGTGCTGGGCAGGCTGCCGGTGCCGAAGAAGGTGTCGCCCAACAAGCTCTCGGACTTGAGCGGCGCGACCGGTGTGGCGGTGCTCGACACGCGCGACTGGGCGTCGTACGCGAAGGC
This sequence is a window from Candidatus Krumholzibacteriia bacterium. Protein-coding genes within it:
- a CDS encoding rhodanese-like domain-containing protein; translated protein: MYFRQIFDQKLAQYAYLIGCQASGEAIIIDPMRDVDRYFDIAAQDGLRIVAAADTHIHADYLSGLREMAERPGVTVYASGEGGSDWQFEWLRGSHYAHRILMHGDQLMVGNIRFDVIFTPGHTPEHLCYLVTDTASGSPVAMGLLSGDFVFVGDLGRPDLLETAAGHSGTMETSARTLYRSLEKFRALSPSVQVWPGHGAGSACGKALGAVPMSTVGYELVVNPALLAATSEDAFVAYILDGQPEPPLYFARMKRDNRGGPRVLGRLPVPKKVSPNKLSDLSGATGVAVLDTRDWASYAKAHLPGSLFTPLNRAFNTIAGSYVPEKMVMYLIVEEARLREAVVDLVHVGLDDIAGYATPEMFQEYARRGKVASVAEIEAPAVEQAVAGGAFLLDVRRAAELAEEGRIPGAHNIAHTRLLERIQEVPRGRPVIVYCSTGSRSAYAAGLLDRMGYRATNVAGGIESWTARGGAVATA
- a CDS encoding class I SAM-dependent methyltransferase, translating into MATRTQTRRRRTTRTKPRGPRSRDRHWLYQESVQSPEVHFEFFDRVYRKRNGKKPRILKEDFCGTALIAREWVQLRDDNIAVGVDLDAPTLRWGKEHNLKTLDKDERERVFLIRANVLHVTRPKADLVAALNFSYNIFKTRETLREYFVAARKSLRKNGLFIGDIFGGWEAQKPMEERTRHSGFTYIWHQDKFDPIANNGVYHIHFDFHDGGGIRRAFTYDWRLWSIPEILELLAEAGFNDVTIYWEEIDRSSGFGNSKFRLQRTATNAEGWIAYFVAGVSPKKRA